In Solanum stenotomum isolate F172 chromosome 6, ASM1918654v1, whole genome shotgun sequence, one DNA window encodes the following:
- the LOC125868833 gene encoding mannosyl-oligosaccharide glucosidase GCS1-like produces MMIGADFIRACYNSKHDQVQLTWKIVETGSNYPRREFVREVLEKPVLQLVPHLGYVSLFPFILRLIPPDSQILESQLDLISNKSILWTDFGLRSLSKTSSMYMKRNTEHDAPYWRGPIWIPLNYLIVSSLHHYSQVPGPYRDRAKTVYNELRSNLIRNIVGNYKRTGYLWEQYDQKKGKGKGARLFTGWTATVLLIMAEAYHEV; encoded by the exons ATGATGATTGGTGCAGATTTTATTCGTGCTTGCTATAATTCCAAACATGATCAG GTTCAATTAACTTGGAAAATAGTGGAGACTGGAAGCAACTACCCAAGGCGAGAGTTCGTACGAGAAGTCCTAGAGAAACCTGTTCTACAACTGGTTCCTCATCTTGGTTATGTTAGCCTTTTCCCATTTATCCTCAGGCTTATTCCACCT GACTCACAGATACTCGAGAGTCAGCTTGACCTCATCTCCAATAAGAGCATTTTATGGACTGATTTTGGGCTGAGATCCCTATCCAAAACAAG CTCCATGTATATGAAGCGTAATACGGAGCATGATGCTCCATATTGGAGAGGGCCTATCTGGATACCCTtgaattatttgattgtttcGTCTCTTCATCACTACTCCCAAG TGCCTGGACCATACAGAGACAGAGCCAAAACCGTCTACAATGAATTGAGGAGCAATTTGATAAG AAATATCGTTGGGAACTATAAACGGACAGGGTACCTGTGGGAACAATATGACCAGAAGAAAGGTAAAGGGAAAGGTGCACGCCTGTTTACTGGATGGACAGCAACTGTGCTATTGATCATGGCAGAAGCTTACCATGAAGTTTAG